The following proteins come from a genomic window of Rhizobium sp. 007:
- a CDS encoding ROK family transcriptional regulator, protein MILAAIHRGAPISRTELAHQSRLTKQAVTRIVDRLLDEGLVMEARRRHGLRGQPAIELEIDPEGVFSVGANIDRDHLTIVAVDAAGTVRGRIHHERRFLLPDDFAGLMADALSSFRRRRVIEEARLAGIGLAIPDWLGEVKVVGFPSEYRQWVGYDVRGALEAISDHPVFIDNDANAAALGEIEYGLGTEIGSFFYILANACLGGSLVIDGVRHKGASGIGGEIGWLPVVFDDGPFAGSTQPLGEMFSLFILFDYLERNGIKATTPGDLLNLDNAGRSRVSSWLRKISVKLAQAIVDIGMIVDPEGVLIGGRFPVRLIDELLVYVHEEITRLGARAPSLHRAAGSEDAAALGAAAIPLAHRLGLPSAEPGQRFRNPISSRQSQDPVTVA, encoded by the coding sequence ATGATTCTCGCCGCAATTCATCGCGGCGCCCCGATCTCGCGCACGGAGCTTGCCCACCAATCGCGGCTGACGAAACAAGCCGTCACCCGCATCGTGGATCGATTGCTCGATGAGGGTCTCGTTATGGAGGCCCGCCGCAGGCACGGCCTGCGCGGACAACCTGCCATCGAGCTGGAGATCGATCCCGAAGGCGTGTTTTCGGTCGGCGCGAATATCGATCGCGATCACCTGACGATCGTCGCTGTGGATGCAGCCGGCACGGTGCGCGGACGCATCCATCACGAAAGGCGCTTTCTGCTACCGGACGACTTCGCGGGCTTGATGGCAGACGCGCTATCCTCCTTCCGACGCCGTAGGGTCATCGAAGAAGCTCGTCTGGCGGGGATTGGCCTTGCTATTCCTGACTGGCTGGGAGAGGTTAAAGTCGTCGGCTTTCCATCAGAATACCGGCAATGGGTTGGCTATGACGTGCGCGGTGCGCTGGAGGCAATTTCCGATCATCCGGTGTTCATCGACAATGACGCCAACGCTGCTGCACTCGGTGAAATCGAGTATGGTCTCGGCACGGAAATCGGCAGTTTCTTTTACATCCTCGCCAATGCCTGTCTCGGCGGCAGCCTCGTCATAGATGGGGTCCGTCATAAAGGCGCCAGCGGAATCGGCGGAGAAATTGGCTGGCTGCCGGTCGTCTTTGATGATGGCCCGTTTGCAGGAAGCACCCAGCCGCTGGGCGAAATGTTCTCGCTGTTTATCCTGTTTGACTATCTTGAGCGCAACGGCATCAAAGCGACAACCCCGGGAGATCTTCTCAACCTCGACAACGCGGGACGCAGCCGCGTCAGCAGCTGGCTGCGAAAGATCAGCGTCAAGCTTGCCCAAGCAATTGTCGATATCGGCATGATCGTTGATCCGGAAGGCGTTCTCATCGGTGGCCGCTTTCCTGTCCGTCTAATCGATGAACTGCTTGTCTACGTCCACGAGGAGATTACCCGGCTTGGCGCACGAGCGCCGTCCCTTCACCGGGCGGCCGGCTCGGAAGATGCCGCGGCTCTCGGTGCTGCCGCAATCCCGCTTGCCCATCGTCTGGGGTTGCCATCCGCCGAACCGGGTCAGAGGTTTCGAAATCCAATCAGCAGCCGACAGTCCCAGGACCCGGTCACGGTTGCGTGA
- a CDS encoding PAS-domain containing protein: MQQGVALLDPDLRVVIFNDRIGKLLQAPKGAIEVGVSATRMAAQIPILGRTQQSDDSQESWLTHLLTRSTLFYQEISVGERIVSLTSTPVDDGGWLISCDDISALASIRKDMADQNRRFDAALANMPHGLCMFDADKNLLLCNAGYCRLYDLPETLTRPGTPLWQILDYRQTAGNAPVQQEAYFDVVVEAALKGSAASENIVLMDGRVIKLTHNPMENGGYVATHEDVTESVRAEEQIKHMAGHDPLTGLPNRTLLREKLEKELALGNGGKRCAMLCLDLDHFKRANDTLGHAVGDLLLKAVPDRLKTCLGEGDSIARLGGDEFVVFQEEVQTKERAAALAQRLVNAIGETFIVEGQPVQIGVSIGIAIAPDDGDTADGVLRNADTALYKAKTDGRGTYCFFEPAMDAGIQKRRKLEVDLRQAIAGRQFEIYYQPQVNAGTEEVVGFEALLRWHHPERGLVSPAEFIPLADPP; the protein is encoded by the coding sequence ATGCAGCAGGGTGTCGCGCTGCTGGATCCAGACTTACGGGTTGTGATTTTCAACGATCGGATAGGGAAACTGTTGCAGGCCCCCAAAGGGGCTATTGAAGTCGGCGTCAGTGCGACAAGGATGGCTGCTCAGATTCCGATCCTTGGCCGGACGCAGCAATCCGACGACAGTCAAGAGAGCTGGCTCACGCATCTCCTCACACGTTCAACCTTGTTCTATCAGGAGATCTCAGTCGGTGAGAGGATCGTCTCGCTGACCTCCACGCCGGTGGACGACGGCGGATGGTTGATCAGCTGCGATGATATTTCGGCGCTGGCCAGCATAAGAAAGGATATGGCCGATCAGAACCGCCGCTTCGATGCGGCACTGGCAAACATGCCGCACGGTCTGTGCATGTTCGATGCTGACAAGAACCTGTTGCTGTGCAACGCAGGCTATTGTCGCTTGTACGACCTGCCCGAAACGTTGACACGGCCGGGGACGCCTCTTTGGCAAATCCTCGACTATCGGCAAACAGCTGGAAACGCGCCGGTTCAGCAGGAGGCGTATTTCGATGTTGTCGTCGAAGCCGCGCTAAAGGGTTCCGCCGCCAGTGAGAATATCGTCTTGATGGATGGCAGGGTGATAAAGCTCACACATAACCCGATGGAAAACGGCGGCTACGTCGCAACCCATGAAGACGTCACCGAATCCGTGCGCGCCGAAGAACAGATCAAACACATGGCTGGTCACGACCCGCTGACTGGCCTGCCCAATCGCACGCTTTTACGTGAGAAGCTTGAAAAGGAATTGGCCCTTGGTAACGGGGGCAAGCGCTGCGCGATGTTATGCCTGGATCTGGACCACTTCAAACGTGCGAATGATACATTGGGGCACGCCGTCGGCGACCTCCTGCTGAAGGCCGTACCCGACAGGCTGAAGACATGCCTGGGTGAGGGCGATAGCATTGCTCGGCTGGGCGGCGACGAATTCGTCGTCTTTCAGGAGGAGGTCCAAACGAAGGAACGCGCCGCGGCACTTGCACAAAGACTTGTCAATGCTATCGGCGAAACGTTTATCGTCGAGGGGCAGCCTGTTCAAATCGGGGTAAGCATCGGCATTGCGATAGCTCCTGACGACGGCGACACGGCAGATGGTGTGCTGAGGAATGCCGACACCGCTCTCTACAAAGCAAAAACGGATGGCAGAGGCACCTATTGCTTCTTCGAGCCTGCAATGGATGCCGGCATCCAGAAGCGGCGCAAACTCGAAGTCGACCTTCGGCAGGCTATCGCAGGGCGCCAGTTCGAAATCTACTATCAGCCGCAGGTCAATGCAGGAACCGAAGAGGTTGTCGGCTTCGAAGCGCTCTTGCGTTGGCACCATCCCGAGCGGGGCCTGGTTTCACCGGCTGAATTCATCCCGCTGGCGGATCCTCCTTGA
- a CDS encoding EAL domain-containing protein yields MSYLRLFPFDKIKIDQSFIRELGDSKDCAAIVKAVVDLGSSLGITTTAEGVETTDQLDQVREHGCTEIQGYFFGKPLPFSHVEKLLRKGSPSQSR; encoded by the coding sequence TTGAGCTATCTGAGGCTTTTTCCGTTTGACAAGATCAAGATCGATCAATCATTCATCCGTGAACTTGGAGATTCCAAGGATTGCGCCGCCATCGTGAAGGCGGTGGTCGATCTGGGATCCAGCCTCGGTATCACGACCACTGCCGAAGGCGTCGAAACGACCGACCAGCTCGATCAAGTGAGGGAGCACGGCTGCACCGAAATTCAGGGATATTTCTTCGGAAAACCTCTGCCTTTCAGTCACGTCGAGAAACTCTTGCGCAAAGGCTCGCCTTCCCAGTCGCGCTGA
- the glgB gene encoding 1,4-alpha-glucan branching protein GlgB, with protein sequence MRYERTDLMIGTVQEGLQALVEGLHGDPFSILGRHQYGDLTVVRALLPGAASVDVVEADTGRVLTRLETIHEGGLFAGAIGSTTNYLFRINWPDAVQETEDPYFFGLLLGELDLHLISQGTHYDLGRTLGAIPMEIDGIQGVRFCLWAPNARRVSVVGDFNSWDGRRHPMRLRPSAGVWELFIPRLTHGERYKFELIDANGNLMPQKADPVARASEAAPSTASIVAPSKPFRWSDEDWMRTHRAERALEGAISVYEVHLGSWLRIAEEANRSLDWVEFSQRLVPYVQDLGFTHIELLPIMEHPFGGSWGYQPLGLFAPTGRYGLPDDFAYFVDRCHAAGIGVILDWVPAHFPTDVWGLARFDGTALYEHEDPREGFHKDWNTLIYNLGRNEVKGFLIASALEWLEHYHVDGLRVDAVASMLYRDYSRNEGEWIPNAYGGRENLEAVEFFKHLNSIIHHRCPHAFTAAEESTAWPGVTTRPEDGGLGFDFKWNMGWMHDTLHYMQEDPVHRKYHHAAMTFGMIYAYSEHFMLPLSHDEVVHGKGSLFAKMPGDHWQRLANLRAYYGFMWGHPGKKLIFMGCELAQESEWDHDGSVHWDLLDSPAHAGIQRLIRDLNRLYAQEPALQFSDLHAAGFEWAVADDAENSVYGMLRSSPDRSSLMLIMSNLTPVPRYGYRVGVPTEGRWQAVLNTDAAIYGGANLGQTEVWAERQPSNGKEYSVLLTLPPLATVFLRHKE encoded by the coding sequence ATGAGATACGAGCGCACAGACTTGATGATAGGCACTGTCCAGGAGGGCCTTCAGGCTCTCGTCGAAGGCCTTCACGGTGATCCATTCTCGATCCTTGGACGCCACCAGTATGGCGATCTTACCGTCGTAAGAGCCTTGTTGCCCGGGGCAGCATCCGTCGACGTGGTCGAGGCTGACACCGGCCGCGTGCTGACGAGACTGGAGACGATTCATGAAGGTGGCCTCTTTGCCGGGGCAATCGGTAGCACGACGAATTACCTCTTTCGCATCAACTGGCCGGATGCCGTACAGGAGACGGAGGATCCTTATTTTTTTGGATTGCTGCTCGGTGAGCTTGACCTGCATCTAATTTCTCAGGGCACCCACTATGATCTCGGCCGCACGCTCGGGGCCATTCCGATGGAGATCGATGGCATACAGGGCGTGCGATTTTGTCTGTGGGCACCCAATGCGCGGCGGGTTTCCGTGGTTGGCGACTTTAACAGTTGGGATGGTCGCCGGCATCCGATGCGACTGCGTCCTTCAGCCGGCGTATGGGAACTCTTCATCCCGCGCCTGACGCATGGAGAACGCTACAAGTTCGAACTCATTGATGCCAACGGCAATCTCATGCCGCAAAAGGCCGACCCGGTTGCCCGTGCCAGCGAGGCCGCACCTTCTACGGCTTCGATCGTCGCGCCCTCAAAACCCTTCCGCTGGAGCGATGAAGACTGGATGCGTACTCACCGCGCCGAGCGCGCACTCGAAGGCGCAATTTCAGTTTACGAGGTGCATCTTGGCTCCTGGCTTCGGATTGCCGAGGAGGCAAACCGGTCCCTCGACTGGGTCGAATTCAGCCAGAGGCTGGTTCCCTATGTCCAAGATCTCGGCTTTACGCATATCGAACTGTTGCCGATCATGGAACATCCGTTCGGCGGCTCCTGGGGCTATCAGCCACTTGGCCTTTTTGCCCCGACCGGCCGTTACGGCCTTCCGGATGACTTCGCCTATTTCGTCGACCGCTGCCATGCTGCCGGCATTGGCGTCATTCTCGATTGGGTGCCGGCACATTTTCCAACCGATGTCTGGGGGCTTGCCCGCTTCGATGGCACCGCGCTTTACGAGCACGAAGACCCGCGCGAGGGCTTCCACAAGGACTGGAACACTCTGATCTACAATCTCGGGCGCAACGAGGTGAAAGGGTTCCTGATCGCCAGTGCCCTTGAATGGCTGGAACACTATCACGTCGACGGTCTGCGCGTCGATGCGGTCGCCTCAATGCTTTACCGCGACTACAGCCGCAACGAGGGCGAATGGATCCCCAACGCATATGGCGGACGCGAGAATCTTGAGGCGGTGGAATTCTTCAAGCACCTGAATAGCATCATCCATCATCGGTGCCCGCATGCCTTTACGGCTGCCGAAGAGTCGACCGCCTGGCCAGGGGTCACGACGCGGCCCGAGGACGGTGGCCTCGGCTTTGATTTCAAGTGGAACATGGGCTGGATGCACGACACCCTGCATTACATGCAGGAAGATCCAGTTCACCGCAAATACCATCATGCGGCGATGACGTTCGGCATGATCTATGCCTATTCCGAACACTTCATGCTGCCGCTTTCCCATGACGAGGTTGTGCACGGCAAGGGTTCGCTTTTCGCAAAGATGCCCGGCGATCACTGGCAGCGGCTTGCAAATCTGCGCGCCTATTACGGCTTCATGTGGGGACATCCAGGCAAGAAACTCATTTTCATGGGTTGCGAGCTTGCCCAGGAGAGTGAATGGGACCACGATGGTTCCGTTCATTGGGACCTGCTCGACAGTCCCGCTCATGCAGGTATTCAGCGGTTGATCCGTGACCTCAACAGGCTCTATGCGCAAGAGCCGGCGCTACAGTTCAGCGACCTTCATGCCGCTGGCTTCGAATGGGCAGTCGCAGACGACGCGGAAAACTCCGTCTACGGCATGCTTCGCAGTTCGCCCGACCGCTCGTCGCTGATGCTGATTATGTCCAATCTCACCCCTGTTCCGCGCTACGGTTACCGGGTCGGTGTGCCCACGGAGGGCCGCTGGCAGGCGGTACTCAATACCGACGCGGCGATCTACGGGGGGGCCAATCTTGGCCAGACTGAGGTCTGGGCAGAACGCCAGCCAAGTAACGGCAAGGAGTATTCCGTCCTTCTGACACTGCCGCCGCTCGCAACGGTCTTCTTAAGGCACAAGGAGTAA
- a CDS encoding helix-turn-helix domain-containing protein: protein MNEIHITKREREILTLMCDGKSAQEIAIILGCSVHTVRTHIEALKDTFAVYKDTALVAAALRTGVIE, encoded by the coding sequence TTGAACGAGATCCACATCACCAAGCGAGAGAGGGAAATCCTGACGCTCATGTGCGACGGAAAGAGCGCGCAGGAGATTGCGATCATCCTCGGGTGCTCGGTGCATACCGTGCGAACGCATATCGAAGCGCTGAAGGATACATTTGCAGTCTACAAGGACACAGCTCTGGTGGCCGCGGCGCTAAGGACAGGCGTGATTGAATGA
- the treS gene encoding maltose alpha-D-glucosyltransferase produces the protein MDVATTSRSQTQTETQTSKQDSDPLWYKDAVIYQLHIKSFFDANGDGIGDFEGLHEKLDHIASLGANVIWLLPFFPSPRRDDGYDIADYTNVSSDYGTMEEFEAFVEAAHQRGLRVVIELVINHTSDQHPWFQRARHAPPGSPERDFYVWSDTDQKFPETRIIFLDTEKSNWTWDPVAGAYYWHRFYSHQPDLNFDNPLVLKELLSVMRLWLETGIDGFRLDAIPYLVEREGTINENLPETHGILKKIRAALDSTHPGKMLLAEANQWPEDTSDYFGNGDECHMAFHFPLMPRMYMAIAKEDRFPITDIMRQTPEIPESCQWAIFLRNHDELTLEMVTDDERDYLWNIYAADRRARINLGIRRRLAPLMERDRRRVELMNALLLSMPGTPVIYYGDEIGMGDNIYLGDRDGVRTPMQWSPDRNGGFSKANPARLVLPPIMDPLYGYEAVNVEAQGADAHSLLNWTRHMLALRNKHTAFGRGSLRFLSPGNRKILAYLREYQGETILCVANLSRLPQAVELDLAHFAGYIPIELTGMSPFPPIGQLTYLLTLPPYGFFWFQLSQETDGPAWRAEPPEQMQDMVTMVVRRDLQELLDEPRLSGTLSSEVLPAYLGKRRWFAAKGERLRRASLISAMPFPFAGNILFAELEAELEARNETYLLPLAVSWDDSQPSALAQQLALARLRQGRRVGFLTDGFAMEGLARGVIRGLCDRAVIAGRAGKLEFLGTAQLDCMSVDDDIQVHWLSAEQSNSSLIVGDMAMVKLIRHIFPGVHPEVEMTRRLTSVGYANTAHLLGEVVHITPDGSRYTLIIVQRAIRNQGDAWNWMLANLRRSTDEVVVTGVDGKAADEHFKPLVAFAATVGKRLGELHAALARPTEDEAFKPVRITDEDAARWANAVREQIRGSLAMLEASGDSLAPALAQQIGFLVQQREDLLNAVDDLARAAVGTLMIRNHGDFHLGQVLVAEGDAYIIDFEGEPARDLAERRAKTNPLRDVAGLLRSFSYLAASADLDLERVSEVEDQRHSALVRRFIDLAEQAFLGAYFGVIEDVRELNIPTNSRSRILDLFLLEKAAYEIAYEARNRPNWLALPLGGFSAIASRLLEKVA, from the coding sequence ATGGACGTCGCAACCACAAGCCGTAGTCAGACGCAGACCGAGACGCAGACAAGCAAGCAAGATTCCGATCCCCTGTGGTACAAGGACGCTGTCATTTACCAGCTTCACATCAAGTCGTTCTTCGACGCCAATGGAGACGGCATCGGTGACTTCGAGGGACTGCATGAGAAGCTCGATCACATCGCTTCGCTCGGAGCCAATGTCATATGGCTCTTGCCGTTCTTCCCGTCCCCGCGCCGTGACGATGGATACGATATCGCCGACTACACCAATGTCAGTTCGGACTACGGCACCATGGAGGAGTTCGAGGCCTTCGTCGAAGCCGCACATCAACGTGGGCTGAGAGTCGTTATCGAGCTCGTAATCAACCACACCTCCGATCAACATCCGTGGTTCCAGCGGGCGCGCCATGCGCCTCCCGGCTCGCCGGAGCGCGACTTCTACGTCTGGTCGGACACGGATCAGAAGTTCCCGGAAACCCGGATCATCTTTCTTGACACTGAAAAGTCCAACTGGACCTGGGATCCTGTCGCCGGCGCCTATTATTGGCACCGGTTCTATTCCCACCAGCCCGACCTCAATTTCGATAATCCGCTCGTACTGAAAGAGCTTCTAAGCGTGATGCGCTTGTGGCTGGAAACCGGAATCGATGGTTTCCGACTGGACGCAATCCCCTATCTGGTCGAGCGCGAGGGGACAATCAACGAGAACCTGCCAGAGACGCATGGAATCCTGAAGAAGATCCGTGCAGCGCTGGATTCCACTCACCCTGGCAAGATGCTGCTTGCCGAGGCCAATCAATGGCCGGAGGATACCAGCGACTATTTCGGCAACGGCGATGAATGCCACATGGCATTCCACTTCCCCTTGATGCCGCGCATGTATATGGCAATCGCCAAGGAAGATCGGTTTCCGATCACCGATATTATGCGTCAGACGCCCGAAATCCCGGAGAGTTGCCAATGGGCGATCTTCCTGAGAAATCATGACGAGCTGACACTCGAGATGGTCACTGACGACGAACGGGACTATCTTTGGAACATCTACGCCGCTGATCGCCGCGCGCGCATCAACCTCGGAATCAGGCGACGTCTTGCGCCGCTGATGGAGCGCGACCGCCGCCGCGTCGAGCTGATGAACGCGCTTCTGCTTTCGATGCCCGGTACTCCCGTGATCTACTACGGCGACGAGATAGGCATGGGCGACAATATCTATCTAGGCGACCGCGATGGCGTGCGAACGCCGATGCAATGGTCTCCGGACCGCAATGGCGGCTTCTCGAAGGCAAACCCCGCGCGCCTCGTTCTGCCGCCCATCATGGATCCGCTTTACGGCTACGAAGCGGTTAATGTCGAAGCGCAGGGGGCCGATGCCCATTCGTTGCTCAACTGGACACGGCATATGCTGGCCTTGCGCAACAAGCATACTGCATTTGGGCGCGGTTCCTTACGGTTCCTGTCGCCCGGCAACAGGAAAATCCTTGCTTATCTTAGGGAATACCAAGGCGAAACGATCCTTTGCGTCGCCAACCTGTCGCGCCTGCCGCAAGCCGTCGAGCTGGATCTTGCCCATTTTGCCGGTTACATCCCGATTGAGCTGACGGGCATGTCTCCTTTCCCGCCGATCGGTCAACTCACTTATCTGCTCACGCTGCCCCCTTATGGTTTCTTCTGGTTCCAGCTCAGCCAGGAGACTGATGGCCCCGCATGGCGCGCCGAGCCTCCCGAGCAGATGCAGGACATGGTGACCATGGTCGTGCGTCGCGACCTGCAGGAACTGCTCGATGAGCCCCGGCTTTCAGGTACGCTTTCGAGCGAGGTGCTGCCGGCCTATCTCGGCAAGCGGCGCTGGTTCGCCGCCAAGGGCGAGAGGTTAAGGCGTGCGTCCCTGATTTCCGCCATGCCGTTTCCATTCGCCGGCAACATCTTGTTTGCAGAACTGGAAGCGGAACTGGAAGCTCGCAATGAGACATACCTGCTGCCGCTTGCCGTATCGTGGGATGACAGCCAGCCCAGTGCTCTTGCCCAGCAGCTTGCCCTTGCCCGTCTCCGTCAGGGCCGTCGCGTCGGCTTCCTGACTGACGGATTTGCGATGGAAGGTCTTGCACGCGGCGTCATACGAGGCCTCTGTGACCGTGCCGTCATTGCCGGTCGCGCTGGCAAGCTCGAGTTCTTAGGGACCGCGCAGCTCGACTGCATGAGCGTCGATGATGACATACAAGTGCACTGGCTCTCTGCCGAGCAATCCAACAGCTCGCTGATCGTCGGCGATATGGCGATGGTAAAACTCATCCGCCATATCTTCCCCGGTGTCCATCCGGAAGTGGAGATGACGCGCCGGCTGACCAGCGTCGGATATGCCAATACCGCGCACCTGCTCGGCGAAGTCGTTCATATCACACCCGATGGCAGCCGATACACGCTGATTATCGTGCAAAGAGCCATTCGCAATCAGGGCGATGCGTGGAATTGGATGCTGGCCAATCTGCGTCGCTCGACCGACGAGGTCGTGGTGACCGGCGTTGACGGCAAGGCGGCCGACGAGCATTTCAAGCCGCTCGTCGCGTTCGCTGCGACCGTTGGCAAGCGGCTCGGCGAATTGCATGCGGCGTTGGCGCGGCCGACCGAAGACGAAGCCTTCAAGCCCGTCCGCATCACCGATGAGGACGCCGCTCGCTGGGCAAACGCTGTAAGGGAGCAAATTCGCGGCAGCCTCGCCATGCTTGAGGCAAGCGGCGACAGTCTTGCGCCGGCGCTGGCGCAACAGATCGGCTTTCTCGTCCAGCAGCGCGAGGATCTCTTGAATGCTGTTGACGATCTCGCCAGGGCTGCGGTCGGTACGCTGATGATCCGAAATCACGGCGATTTCCACCTCGGCCAGGTCCTGGTTGCGGAAGGGGATGCCTACATCATCGATTTTGAGGGCGAGCCCGCACGCGATCTTGCCGAACGCCGTGCAAAGACCAATCCCCTGCGAGATGTCGCGGGCCTCCTGAGGTCGTTTAGCTATTTGGCGGCATCCGCCGATCTTGACCTGGAACGGGTAAGCGAGGTGGAAGACCAAAGACACAGCGCACTCGTTAGGCGCTTCATCGACTTGGCCGAGCAGGCGTTCCTCGGTGCTTATTTCGGAGTGATCGAAGACGTGCGCGAACTCAACATTCCGACCAATTCGCGCAGTCGCATCCTCGATCTGTTCCTGCTCGAGAAAGCCGCTTACGAGATCGCCTATGAAGCGCGCAACCGACCCAACTGGCTGGCCCTGCCGCTTGGCGGTTTCTCGGCCATCGCATCGAGACTGCTGGAGAAAGTCGCATGA